A section of the Trachemys scripta elegans isolate TJP31775 chromosome 10, CAS_Tse_1.0, whole genome shotgun sequence genome encodes:
- the LOC117883883 gene encoding zona pellucida sperm-binding protein 3-like, producing MIAKACLAEDWSTERPSNGFQLGEVMPIQADVSTGNHVALRCCVATLSPDRDSSPCYAVIDFNGCLVDGRSGDIPSAFISPRSRQDTLQFMVDVFRFAGDARNLIYITCYLKVTAAEQAPDSWNKICSFNKAGNM from the exons ATGATTGCCAA AGCTTGCCTTGCAGAGGACTGGAGCACTGAGAGACCATCCAATGGATTCCAGCTGGGGGAAGTCATGCCTATCCAAGCTGATGTCAGCACTGGGAACCATGTGGCTTTGAGGTGCTGTGTGGCCACTCTGAGCCCAGACAGGGACTCCTCCCCCTGCTAtgctgtcattgacttcaatgg CTGCCTGGTGGATGGGAGATCAGGTGACATCCCCTCAGCCTTCATATCCCCCAGGTCCAgacaggacacactgcagttcaTGGTGGATGTGTTCAGGTTTGCAGGAGATGCAAGAAATTTG ATTTATATCACCTGCTATCTGAAAGTCACTGCAGCTGAGCAAGCCCCAGATTCCTGGAACAAGATTTGTTCCTTCAACAAAGCAGGCAACATGTGA
- the LOC117883903 gene encoding zona pellucida sperm-binding protein 3-like, whose product MTYSLGFAILCWAVGGVTCFNPWDFSRSDSAIWRPTPRAEPPRREAHVPSLAQLYPWARVDASQLRTVSLLRPVMVQCEEAQMVITVHRDLFGTGQLIKATDLSLGSAACQYTSLNAAENTVTFAAGLHECGSTLQMTSNSLVYSTSLFYNPTPASNPVIQRTSAAVIPVECHYPRKDNVSSRAIKPTWVPFSSTLSAEEKLDFSLRLMNDDWSAERPSNGFQLGEVMHIQADVRTGNHVALRLFVDSCVATLGPDRDSSPRYAVIDFNGCLVDGRSDDTTSAFVSPRPRQNTLQFMVDVFRFAGDASDLIYITCHLKVTAAEQAPDALNKACSFNKAGNIWSPVEGTRQICSCCETGNCGLVGGQSRSVNPLDRWSGRRFQRDVPCRHGDSWGREDQADVVVGPLFILNQGSKGLLEHQLEAPQGAAEVQGIKVGLVSMAAAIALAWFPWLWL is encoded by the exons ATGACGTACAGCCTGGGCTTTGCCATCCTGTGCTGGGCAGTCGGTGGGGTGACCTGTTTCAATCCCTGGGATTTCTCTAGGAGTGACTCAGCCATCTGGAGACCCACCCCCAGGGCTGAACCACCTCGCAGAGAAGCCCATGTGCCCTCTCTTGCCCAGCTCTACCCCTGGGCTCGGGTTGATGCATCCCAGCTCAGGACTGTGTCCCTGCTGCGGCCTGTCATGGTGCAGTGTGAGGAGGCTCAGATGGTGATCACTGTGCACAGGGATCTGTTTGGGACGGGGCAACTGATCAAAGCAACTGACCTGAGCCTTGGCTCGGCTGCCTGCCAGTACACGTCCCTTAATGCTGCAGAGAACACAGTGACCTTTGCAGCTGGGCTCCATGAATGTGGCAGCACCTTGCAG ATGACATCAAACTCCCTAGTCTACAGTACAAGCCTGTTCTACAACCCGACCCCTGCCAGCAACCCAGTGATCCAGAGAACCAGTGCAGCTGTGATTCCTGTTGAGTGTCACTATCCCAG GAAGGACAATGTGAGCAGCAGAGCCATCAAGCCAACTTGGGTGCCATTCAGCTCTACCCtgtctgcagaggagaagctgGATTTCTCTCTGCGCCTGATGAATG ATGACTGGAGCGCTGAGAGACCCTCCAATGGATTCCAGCTGGGAGAGGTCATGCATATCCAAGCTGATGTCCGCACTGGGAACCATGTGGCTTTGAGGCTCTTTGTGGACAGCTGTGTGGCCACCTTGGGCCCAGACAGGGACTCCTCTCCCCGCTAtgctgtcattgacttcaatgg CTGCCTGGTGGATGGGAGATCAGATGACACCACCTCAGCCTTTGTATCCCCCAGACCCAGGCAGAACACATTGCAGTTCATGGTGGATGTGTTCAGGTTTGCAGGAGATGCCAGTGACTTG ATCTATATCACCTGCCATCTGAAAGTCACCGCAGCTGAGCAAGCCCCAGATGCCTTGAACAAGGCTTGTTCCTTCAACAAAGCAGGCAACAT CTGGTCTCCAGTGGAAGGCACCAGACAGATCTGCAGCTGCTGTGAGACTGGGAACTGTGGGCTGGTTGGAGGACAGTCCAGGAGCGTGAACCCTCTGGACAGATGGTCAGGGAGGCGCTTCCAGAGAGATGTGCCCTGCAGGCATG GTGACTCCTGGGGGAGAGAAGATCAGGCTGATGTTGTGGTTGGACCATTGTTCATTCTTAATCAAGGCTCAAAGGGTCTCTTAGAACATCAACTGGAAGCACCACAGG GTGCTGCAGAAGTGCAGGGCATAAAGGTGGGCCTGGTTTCCATGGCAGCGGCCATAGCTCTGGCCTGGTTTCCATGGCTGTGGCTGTAG